One genomic segment of Nonomuraea coxensis DSM 45129 includes these proteins:
- a CDS encoding FhaA domain-containing protein, with protein MGVLQRFERRLEGLVEGAFARAFKSDLQPVEVASAVQREMDERAAIVAQGRTLVPNDFVVELSTTDSERLEVYADSISHELANLAREYAKEQGYSFVGPVRVRFETAGDLAVGLFRIRSGVIRGATVEQDEIRQPASDLPPSRPHAFNGRPRLLVSTQDDPQGDRSYELTTPVTLLGRGTDCDLRLVDPGVSRHHAELRVEGQTVALVDLGSTNGTFVNGQPVRRIELQNGTRVTLGRTTLVFRRD; from the coding sequence GTGGGAGTCCTTCAGCGCTTCGAGCGAAGGCTCGAAGGCTTGGTTGAGGGAGCCTTTGCGCGGGCGTTCAAATCCGATCTCCAGCCGGTCGAGGTCGCCAGCGCGGTTCAGCGTGAGATGGACGAGCGCGCGGCGATCGTGGCCCAGGGTCGGACGCTCGTGCCCAACGACTTCGTGGTGGAGCTGTCCACGACCGACAGCGAACGGCTTGAGGTCTACGCCGACAGCATCAGCCACGAGCTGGCGAACCTCGCCAGGGAGTACGCCAAGGAGCAGGGCTACTCCTTCGTGGGACCGGTCCGGGTGCGTTTCGAGACCGCCGGTGATCTGGCTGTGGGCCTGTTCCGCATCCGGTCGGGGGTCATCCGTGGCGCGACGGTCGAGCAGGACGAGATCCGCCAGCCGGCGAGCGACCTGCCTCCGTCCCGGCCGCACGCGTTCAACGGGCGGCCCAGGCTGCTCGTGTCCACTCAGGACGACCCGCAGGGCGACCGCTCCTACGAGCTCACCACTCCGGTGACCTTGCTCGGCAGGGGCACCGACTGCGACCTTCGTCTCGTCGATCCCGGCGTCTCCCGGCACCACGCCGAGCTGCGCGTCGAGGGCCAGACCGTGGCCCTCGTGGATCTCGGATCGACGAACGGAACCTTCGTCAACGGCCAGCCGGTACGCAGGATCGAGCTCCAGAACGGCACGCGAGTGACGCTGGGTCGCACGACTCTGGTTTTCCGGCGCGATTAG
- a CDS encoding hemolysin family protein, with translation MTLLLLSLALLAFNALFVAAEFAFVSARRHRLEEMASGGNRLVRVAAKSAVGGGRQLSLMLAGAQLGITLCTLGLGQVTEPALEHAMEPLFAALGVPEGLRLPISLTIALALVTFLHMVIGEMAPKSWALTHPERAALLLTLPFRAFTSLMSPLLRSLNALTNAILRLFGVQPRNELATTRTPRQLAMLVGESGRMGLLDREEHDLLTRALRLQAEGIERLMVPIERAVKVGVKATGREIRKAAAVSGHLRLLVEGPSGVEGALHARDALLRPEATAESLKHPLPRLACVTQVPEAVTALQDARAHLALVTNAAGAVIGMVSLTDLLGELLDTRAAGVAAG, from the coding sequence ATGACGTTGCTGCTCCTGAGCCTCGCCCTGCTCGCGTTCAACGCCCTGTTCGTGGCGGCCGAGTTCGCCTTCGTCTCGGCCCGCCGTCACCGCCTGGAGGAGATGGCCTCGGGCGGCAACCGCCTGGTCCGCGTCGCCGCCAAGTCGGCGGTCGGCGGCGGCCGGCAGCTCTCCCTCATGCTGGCCGGCGCGCAGCTCGGCATCACCCTGTGCACCCTGGGCCTCGGTCAGGTGACCGAGCCGGCCCTGGAGCACGCGATGGAGCCGCTGTTCGCCGCCTTGGGCGTCCCCGAGGGACTGCGCCTGCCGATCTCGCTCACCATCGCCCTGGCGCTGGTGACGTTCCTGCACATGGTGATCGGCGAGATGGCGCCGAAGTCGTGGGCGCTGACCCACCCCGAGCGGGCGGCGCTGCTCCTGACGCTGCCGTTCCGCGCGTTCACCAGCCTGATGAGCCCGCTCCTGCGCTCGCTCAACGCCCTGACGAACGCCATCCTGCGCCTCTTCGGCGTCCAGCCGAGGAACGAGCTGGCGACCACCCGCACCCCCCGCCAGCTCGCCATGCTGGTCGGCGAGTCGGGCCGCATGGGCCTGCTGGACCGCGAGGAGCACGACCTGCTCACCCGGGCGCTCCGCCTCCAGGCGGAGGGCATCGAGCGGCTGATGGTCCCCATCGAGCGCGCGGTGAAGGTGGGCGTCAAGGCGACCGGGCGGGAGATCAGGAAGGCGGCCGCCGTCAGCGGGCACCTGAGGCTCCTCGTGGAGGGCCCGTCGGGCGTGGAGGGGGCCCTGCACGCCAGGGACGCCCTCCTGCGCCCCGAGGCCACCGCGGAGTCGCTGAAACACCCCCTGCCGAGGCTGGCGTGCGTCACGCAGGTGCCGGAGGCCGTGACGGCCCTCCAGGACGCGCGGGCGCATCTGGCCCTGGTGACGAACGCCGCGGGCGCCGTCATCGGCATGGTGAGCCTGACCGACCTCCTGGGCGAGCTCCTGGACACCAGGGCGGCAGGGGTCGCGGCGGGCTGA
- a CDS encoding hemolysin family protein, which translates to MSAYLGLLALFLLTAATGFFVAQEFAYVAADRGVLREQAAAGDAAAGKALQVTSRLSFMLSGAQLGITVTALLVGFLAEPAISVIVRPWLEGTGMSDAVISGVSVAAGVFVATVVQMVLGELAPKNLGIARPEPVAKFLAPPTLVYLAVVGPVVRLFDSAATGLLRLAGIEPVEEVEHGATPEELSRIIEESTRAGELPPRLSDLLERALEFGDRTAEEIMVPRPRVVLLRESQPVSDLLGVMRERGHSRYPVLAEDGDVLGVTGVRELLASGLEEGRVGAVTRPALLVPDSLPLPLVLDRMRAAKDDIVCVIDEYGGLAGVITVEDLAEELVGELLDENDPEPLGAVQRPGGVWEVPGRLRLDEVERATGLRLPESDDYDTLAGLVLARMGRLPDPGDAVAVPVTAATDDPFEEDEGGRAVRLTVMSLNRRVPEWVRVAPEEQAAEPRDPERRSEWAEASR; encoded by the coding sequence GTGAGCGCCTATCTCGGGCTGCTGGCCCTGTTCCTCCTCACCGCCGCGACGGGTTTCTTCGTCGCCCAGGAGTTCGCCTACGTCGCCGCCGACCGGGGTGTCCTGCGCGAGCAGGCCGCCGCCGGTGACGCCGCCGCCGGCAAGGCGCTCCAGGTCACCTCGCGCCTGTCGTTCATGCTCTCCGGCGCGCAGCTCGGCATCACGGTCACCGCGTTGCTGGTCGGCTTCCTGGCCGAGCCGGCGATCTCCGTGATCGTCCGGCCCTGGCTGGAGGGCACGGGCATGTCCGACGCCGTGATCTCCGGCGTTTCGGTCGCGGCCGGCGTGTTCGTGGCGACGGTGGTGCAGATGGTCCTCGGTGAGCTGGCGCCCAAGAACCTGGGCATCGCCAGGCCCGAGCCGGTGGCCAAGTTCCTGGCCCCGCCGACGCTGGTGTACCTGGCGGTGGTCGGCCCGGTGGTGCGGCTGTTCGACTCGGCCGCCACGGGCCTGCTGCGCCTGGCCGGCATCGAGCCCGTGGAGGAGGTGGAGCACGGGGCGACCCCGGAGGAGCTGTCGCGCATCATCGAAGAGTCGACCCGCGCGGGCGAGCTGCCCCCGCGGCTGTCGGACCTGCTGGAGCGGGCGCTGGAGTTCGGCGACCGCACCGCGGAGGAGATCATGGTGCCGCGCCCCCGCGTGGTCCTGCTGCGCGAGTCGCAGCCCGTCTCCGACCTCCTCGGCGTCATGCGCGAGCGCGGCCACTCCCGCTATCCGGTGCTGGCCGAGGACGGCGACGTGCTGGGCGTGACGGGCGTGCGCGAGCTGCTGGCCTCCGGCCTGGAGGAGGGGCGCGTCGGCGCGGTGACCCGTCCCGCGCTGCTGGTGCCCGACAGCCTGCCGCTCCCGCTCGTGCTCGACCGGATGCGCGCCGCCAAGGACGACATCGTCTGCGTCATCGACGAGTACGGCGGCCTGGCCGGCGTCATCACCGTCGAGGACCTCGCCGAGGAGCTGGTGGGCGAGCTGCTGGACGAGAACGACCCCGAGCCGCTCGGCGCCGTGCAGCGCCCCGGCGGCGTCTGGGAGGTGCCGGGACGGCTGCGCCTCGACGAGGTCGAGCGCGCCACCGGACTCCGCCTGCCCGAGAGCGACGACTACGACACGCTCGCCGGCCTGGTCCTGGCCCGCATGGGCCGCCTGCCGGACCCGGGCGACGCGGTGGCCGTGCCGGTCACCGCGGCCACGGACGACCCCTTCGAGGAGGACGAGGGCGGCCGCGCGGTCCGCCTGACGGTGATGTCGCTCAACAGACGAGTGCCGGAGTGGGTCCGCGTGGCCCCGGAGGAGCAGGCCGCGGAGCCGCGGGACCCTGAGCGGCGGAGCGAGTGGGCGGAGGCGTCCCGATGA
- a CDS encoding LCP family protein: protein MSEDDRTRAMRSPGDGRPLPPRPDDGLRSGGAPAHQTPPLRGANAPTHKLPTVPPAPGTPSPRAADEGAPPQGRSRVYGRERSGGGPVRPLRSPSGGSGGPPEQGRGGPSRAPRRRPSGRLIVKIIAAALVALLVTGVGLLFWIDSRLTGIEGVLDDYEGRPDDTPGTNWLLVGSDSRKGLSARERKKLATGRAVGQRTDSMMLLHIPDGGDKPTLVSLPRDSAVTIPGRGRDKLNSAYAFGGPKLLVRTVETVTGIHVDNYMEIGFAGFVDIVDAVGGVEINVRAAVDDPKAGLKLKKGTQVLNGSQALGYVRTRKGGLLPDFERTKRQRQFLGAVVKKAASPGVLLNPFTSIPLAMSATDAVEVDTGTGVFDMLSLGLSMGDSPVTTVVPFGGEESVPSGGTAIKWDRTKALALFDALKEDRPVPKDVIDAN, encoded by the coding sequence GTGTCTGAGGACGACCGGACGCGAGCCATGCGCTCGCCGGGCGACGGACGCCCGCTGCCGCCGAGGCCGGACGACGGTCTGCGCTCGGGCGGCGCTCCCGCCCACCAGACGCCGCCCCTGAGAGGGGCGAACGCTCCCACTCACAAGCTTCCCACCGTCCCGCCGGCACCGGGGACGCCCTCTCCCCGCGCCGCGGACGAGGGCGCTCCGCCGCAGGGGCGCTCGCGCGTCTACGGGCGGGAACGTTCCGGCGGCGGCCCGGTCCGGCCGCTGCGCTCGCCGTCCGGGGGGAGCGGCGGACCGCCGGAGCAGGGCCGCGGCGGGCCCTCCAGGGCGCCGCGCAGGCGGCCGTCCGGCCGGCTCATCGTCAAGATCATCGCGGCGGCCCTGGTGGCGCTGCTGGTGACGGGCGTGGGCCTGCTCTTCTGGATCGACTCGCGGCTCACCGGCATCGAGGGCGTGCTCGACGACTACGAGGGCCGTCCCGACGACACCCCCGGCACCAACTGGCTGCTGGTCGGCTCCGACAGCCGCAAGGGCCTCTCGGCCCGCGAGCGGAAGAAGCTGGCGACCGGGCGGGCCGTCGGGCAGCGTACGGACTCGATGATGCTGCTGCACATCCCCGACGGCGGCGACAAGCCCACGCTGGTCAGCCTGCCGCGCGACTCCGCCGTCACCATCCCCGGCAGGGGCCGCGACAAGCTCAACTCCGCCTACGCCTTCGGCGGGCCCAAGCTGCTCGTCCGCACCGTGGAGACCGTCACCGGCATCCACGTCGACAACTACATGGAGATCGGGTTCGCCGGGTTCGTGGACATCGTGGACGCGGTCGGCGGGGTCGAGATCAACGTACGGGCCGCCGTCGACGACCCCAAGGCCGGGCTCAAGCTGAAGAAGGGCACCCAGGTGCTCAACGGCTCCCAGGCTCTCGGCTACGTACGCACCAGGAAGGGCGGCCTGCTGCCCGACTTCGAGCGGACCAAGCGGCAGCGGCAGTTCCTCGGCGCGGTCGTGAAGAAGGCGGCCAGCCCCGGCGTGCTGCTCAACCCGTTCACGTCGATCCCGCTGGCCATGAGCGCCACCGACGCCGTCGAGGTCGACACGGGCACGGGCGTGTTCGACATGCTGTCGCTCGGGCTGTCGATGGGCGACAGCCCGGTGACGACCGTGGTGCCCTTCGGCGGGGAGGAGAGCGTGCCGAGCGGCGGCACGGCGATCAAGTGGGACCGCACCAAGGCGCTGGCCCTGTTCGACGCGCTCAAGGAGGACCGGCCGGTGCCGAAGGACGTGATCGACGCCAACTGA
- a CDS encoding GOLPH3/VPS74 family protein — MKVTIAEELLLLAYSEDEGKQLISTMQLDPALAGALLAELAVEGRVELSDKKLVLTGTAPLGDDEPDDELDDELKAVLSRVAGEHKERKPAWWVQRLQSSKLRTRLLTRLAEAGVLTEQRGKVLGLFPVTRWPEADPGVEAEVRERVASVLGGADPDARTAALIAVMHAAKLDRKAFPGASKERVKEISEGAWAGDAVARTIASINAATVTAITAATVAATAGGGG; from the coding sequence ATGAAGGTGACGATCGCCGAAGAACTCCTCCTGCTCGCCTACAGCGAGGACGAGGGCAAGCAGCTCATCAGCACCATGCAGCTCGACCCCGCGCTGGCCGGCGCGCTCCTCGCCGAGCTCGCCGTCGAAGGCCGCGTCGAGTTGTCGGACAAGAAGCTCGTCCTCACCGGCACCGCACCGCTCGGCGACGACGAGCCGGATGACGAACTGGACGACGAGCTGAAGGCCGTGCTGAGCCGCGTCGCCGGAGAACACAAGGAGCGCAAGCCCGCCTGGTGGGTGCAGCGCCTGCAGTCGTCCAAGCTGCGGACGCGCCTGCTGACCAGGCTCGCCGAGGCCGGGGTGCTGACCGAGCAGCGGGGCAAGGTGCTCGGCCTCTTCCCCGTCACGCGCTGGCCGGAGGCCGACCCCGGCGTGGAGGCCGAGGTCAGGGAGCGGGTGGCGAGCGTGCTCGGCGGCGCGGACCCCGACGCCCGCACCGCCGCCCTGATCGCGGTCATGCACGCGGCCAAGCTCGACCGCAAGGCGTTCCCCGGGGCGAGCAAGGAGCGCGTGAAGGAGATCTCCGAGGGCGCCTGGGCGGGCGACGCGGTGGCCAGGACGATCGCCTCCATCAACGCCGCCACCGTCACCGCGATCACCGCCGCCACGGTCGCGGCCACCGCCGGCGGCGGCGGCTGA
- a CDS encoding Fpg/Nei family DNA glycosylase produces the protein MPELPEVESLAHFLRERAVGRSIMAVDVVGIQALKTFDPPVTALGGLTVTGVARHGKFLDLDCDGLHLVIHLARAGWLRWRDDLSGARPVRPGKGPLAARVRFAPDDEGLAPGFELTEAGTQKRLAIYVTKNPDEVPGVAALGPDPLDPAFTVDALKRIVGGNRTQIKGLLRDQKIIAGIGNAYSDEVLHAARMSPFKIAGTLTDAQVADLHEAIVTTLADAVERAHGLAAKDLKAEKKSGLRVHNRAGQPCDVCGDTIREVSFADSSLQYCPTCQTGGKPLADRRMSKLLK, from the coding sequence ATGCCGGAACTTCCCGAAGTGGAGTCTCTGGCCCACTTCCTGCGCGAAAGGGCGGTGGGCCGGTCCATCATGGCCGTCGACGTGGTCGGCATCCAGGCGCTCAAGACGTTCGATCCGCCGGTCACGGCGCTCGGCGGGCTGACCGTGACCGGGGTGGCGAGGCACGGCAAGTTCCTCGACCTCGACTGCGACGGGCTGCACCTGGTCATCCATCTGGCGCGGGCCGGATGGCTGCGCTGGCGCGACGACCTGTCGGGGGCCAGGCCGGTGCGGCCGGGCAAGGGCCCGCTCGCGGCTCGGGTGCGCTTCGCGCCGGACGACGAGGGCCTGGCGCCGGGGTTCGAGCTGACGGAGGCGGGGACGCAGAAGCGGCTCGCCATCTATGTCACGAAAAATCCGGACGAGGTGCCCGGTGTCGCCGCGCTCGGCCCCGACCCCCTCGACCCGGCCTTCACCGTGGACGCGCTGAAGCGCATCGTGGGCGGCAACCGTACGCAGATCAAGGGCCTGCTCCGCGACCAGAAGATCATCGCGGGGATCGGCAACGCCTACTCCGACGAGGTGCTGCACGCGGCGCGGATGTCCCCGTTCAAGATCGCTGGAACGCTGACCGACGCGCAGGTCGCCGACCTGCACGAGGCCATCGTCACCACGCTCGCCGACGCCGTCGAGCGGGCGCACGGCCTCGCGGCCAAGGACCTCAAGGCGGAGAAGAAGTCGGGCCTTCGCGTGCACAACCGGGCGGGGCAGCCCTGCGACGTGTGCGGCGACACGATCCGCGAGGTGTCGTTCGCCGACTCCTCGCTGCAGTACTGCCCCACCTGCCAGACGGGCGGCAAGCCGCTGGCCGACCGGCGCATGTCCAAGCTGCTCAAATGA
- a CDS encoding rhodanese-like domain-containing protein, which translates to MTVPETEAGAVPADAYLLDVREQDEWLAGHAPHAVHIPMTQIQGRVGEIPADRTVYVVCRVGGRSLQVAAWLNQLGRDAVNVGGGMQSWEAARLPMVSETGQEPFVA; encoded by the coding sequence ATGACTGTTCCTGAGACCGAGGCCGGCGCGGTTCCCGCTGACGCCTATCTGCTCGACGTGCGCGAGCAGGACGAATGGCTCGCGGGCCACGCGCCGCACGCCGTGCACATCCCCATGACCCAGATCCAGGGCCGGGTCGGGGAGATCCCGGCCGACCGCACCGTCTACGTCGTCTGCCGGGTCGGCGGCCGGTCGCTGCAGGTCGCGGCCTGGCTCAACCAGCTCGGGCGCGACGCCGTCAACGTCGGCGGCGGCATGCAGTCGTGGGAGGCCGCGCGCCTGCCCATGGTGAGCGAGACGGGCCAGGAGCCGTTCGTGGCCTGA